Proteins from a single region of Pseudopedobacter saltans DSM 12145:
- a CDS encoding glycoside hydrolase family 28 protein: MKPVNQNQNETLTRRKWLGKLSVPAAAVLGVPLLGNEVFAARKEEQPLSSLGQKIFNVKDFGAKGDSTTLDTVAVQTAIDKCAEAKEGIVLIPEGTFIIGTIRLKDYVTLHLSAGGVLKGSPKREDYTAGEGIPTGNGNIVMLYASNARNVSITGTGTIDGNGEAFFTGKGDNTGPNSTGGGYFDRPHLLIFYKCNQLRLEDTFYTKSAYHCFRILQCEQVDINGVVIYNRVNRNNDGFHFNSCKYVHVTNCDVRCQDDACALFGSNQFVTISNSSFSTRWSIFRFGSGDPQNITISNCIIYDTYGCAIKISSGNVRLENFIFSNIVMRNVTGPIGIGFGGSTNAQDKVYMKNLIFSSITAQVVNKPQEHPDIKFSLNIFPGEHYSCITLNALKGHYIENVTFSDIHVQYQGGGSKELAQKQNIPQKSREYFTVWEEEPFGPPAYGFYARNVKNLRLNNIRLEYDEPDARSAMILENVQEAQMGNIALKGGMEAEATIQLKGCSDIIFTSPMLLSSSQAFLKLEESKNIVVDGGLIQKAKKKVVFGKNSSIKDILLRV; the protein is encoded by the coding sequence ATGAAACCAGTTAACCAAAATCAAAACGAAACCTTAACAAGGAGAAAATGGTTAGGAAAGCTATCTGTACCAGCTGCTGCTGTATTAGGTGTGCCACTTTTAGGAAATGAGGTTTTTGCTGCAAGAAAAGAAGAGCAGCCTTTGAGTTCTTTGGGGCAAAAAATTTTTAATGTAAAAGATTTTGGTGCGAAAGGCGACAGTACAACTTTAGATACTGTGGCGGTACAAACGGCAATAGATAAGTGTGCTGAAGCCAAAGAGGGGATAGTCTTAATTCCGGAGGGAACATTTATCATTGGAACAATACGTCTGAAAGATTACGTTACACTGCATTTGTCTGCTGGAGGGGTTCTCAAAGGAAGTCCGAAGCGGGAAGATTATACAGCGGGAGAGGGCATTCCAACCGGGAATGGAAATATTGTGATGCTTTATGCTAGCAATGCCAGGAACGTTTCTATAACCGGCACCGGGACAATAGATGGAAATGGAGAGGCGTTTTTTACAGGTAAGGGAGATAACACCGGACCAAATTCTACCGGAGGTGGGTATTTTGACAGGCCCCATCTCTTGATATTTTATAAATGTAACCAGTTGAGACTTGAGGATACCTTTTATACAAAAAGTGCTTATCACTGTTTTAGAATATTACAATGTGAACAGGTAGATATAAATGGTGTGGTTATATATAATCGCGTTAACCGGAATAACGACGGTTTTCATTTTAACAGCTGTAAATATGTTCACGTTACCAATTGTGATGTGAGATGTCAGGATGATGCCTGTGCCTTATTTGGGAGCAATCAATTCGTGACAATCAGTAATTCTTCATTCAGTACACGCTGGTCTATTTTTAGATTTGGGAGTGGAGATCCGCAGAACATTACCATTTCCAATTGTATTATTTACGACACTTATGGCTGTGCTATTAAAATCAGTTCGGGAAATGTAAGGCTGGAGAATTTCATATTTAGTAATATCGTGATGCGGAATGTGACAGGCCCAATTGGTATAGGCTTTGGTGGTTCCACGAATGCGCAGGATAAAGTATATATGAAGAACCTGATTTTTAGTTCGATTACTGCACAGGTTGTTAATAAGCCGCAAGAGCATCCAGATATTAAATTTTCTCTGAATATATTTCCGGGCGAGCACTACAGTTGCATTACCTTAAATGCACTAAAGGGACATTATATAGAGAATGTTACTTTTAGCGATATACATGTACAATATCAGGGAGGAGGTTCTAAAGAACTGGCTCAGAAACAAAATATTCCTCAGAAATCCAGAGAGTATTTTACCGTTTGGGAAGAAGAACCTTTCGGTCCGCCTGCATATGGTTTTTATGCCAGAAATGTCAAAAATTTGAGATTGAATAACATCCGATTGGAATACGATGAGCCTGATGCAAGGTCTGCAATGATTCTGGAAAATGTACAGGAAGCACAAATGGGAAATATTGCCTTGAAGGGCGGCATGGAAGCGGAAGCTACCATTCAACTTAAAGGTTGTAGTGATATTATTTTTACAAGTCCAATGTTGTTGTCCTCTTCTCAGGCTTTTTTAAAGTTGGAAGAATCGAAAAATATAGTTGTAGATGGTGGGTTAATCCAAAAAGCAAAAAAGAAAGTAGTTTTTGGTAAAAACAGCAGCATTAAAGATATTCTATTACGAGTTTAG
- a CDS encoding acyltransferase family protein has protein sequence MNSINPDTLKTKQHFQILDGLRGIAAVCVVIFHFAECIIFDYSKLFIGHGFLAVDFFFCLSGFVIAYAYDQRLEQMGIWHFLKRRLIRLHPLVIIGAILGLLGFLFDPFSIAAQTYSIGKIALLFLSTVFLIPLPIMEDRYFNLFGLNAPAWSLFWEYIANITYVFVLYKINRRYLPALLLISAIGLIYVAYTSGNLAGGWSGDNFWQGSARISYSFLAGLFIYRSNWILKNRLGFLGLSILLIGAFIAPHFSFNWLTELLIVLIYFPLLVSLGAGATISKGKTICKFLGDISYPLYMTHYWALWIFAGYLNTYKPDSTQLTFVVIGGVIFLILFAYLIMILYDKPVRKYLINRK, from the coding sequence ATGAATAGCATTAACCCAGATACTTTAAAGACAAAACAACATTTCCAAATTCTTGATGGCTTAAGAGGCATCGCAGCTGTATGTGTTGTAATTTTCCATTTTGCCGAATGCATAATTTTTGACTATAGCAAACTATTTATTGGACATGGGTTTTTAGCAGTCGATTTTTTCTTTTGCCTTTCTGGTTTTGTAATAGCTTATGCTTACGATCAGCGTTTAGAACAAATGGGCATCTGGCATTTTTTGAAAAGGAGATTAATCAGGTTACATCCTTTGGTTATAATAGGAGCTATATTAGGTCTATTAGGCTTTCTCTTTGATCCTTTCTCTATTGCTGCACAAACGTATAGCATTGGCAAAATTGCACTGCTATTTCTGTCGACAGTATTTTTAATCCCCCTTCCTATAATGGAAGATCGCTATTTCAATTTATTTGGATTGAATGCACCAGCCTGGTCTCTCTTCTGGGAATATATTGCCAATATTACATACGTTTTTGTGCTATATAAAATAAACAGAAGATATCTTCCCGCATTGCTCCTCATTTCCGCCATTGGGTTAATTTATGTTGCTTATACTTCTGGCAACCTTGCAGGAGGCTGGAGTGGCGATAATTTCTGGCAAGGCTCTGCCCGTATTTCCTATTCATTTCTAGCAGGATTATTCATCTACAGAAGTAATTGGATTTTAAAAAACAGGTTGGGATTTTTAGGCTTGTCTATATTATTAATTGGTGCATTTATAGCGCCCCACTTTTCTTTCAATTGGTTAACCGAATTATTAATCGTATTAATCTATTTCCCTCTTCTGGTATCGCTGGGAGCGGGGGCCACTATTTCGAAAGGTAAAACCATTTGCAAATTTTTAGGAGATATATCTTATCCATTATATATGACTCACTACTGGGCTCTATGGATTTTTGCCGGTTATTTAAATACCTATAAACCCGATTCTACTCAACTTACTTTTGTTGTTATAGGTGGAGTTATTTTCTTAATACTATTCGCTTATCTGATTATGATTTTATACGATAAACCTGTTAGAAAATACCTCATTAACAGGAAATAA
- a CDS encoding DUF542 domain-containing protein: MVTVEILDVTQIEPKLKHPTIFKHFDELDAGESFIIDNDHDPKPLYYQLLGERGNIFTWEYLSQGPVRWQVRIAKRTKEDNGETIGEIAAKDMRKVAVFKEKGIDYSCGGNKTLKEVSAEVNIDEEELKQALEDAVNRPLSASQNFNDWDLDFLADYISKTHHRYVMENLEIIGGLAEKVAQHHGEHHPQLIRLEQSVKLFLQSLTVHIRKEEQAIFPIIKQLVAKEIDKSVHVTEPALLKQSALLLEKEHSIFAEDLQYFRKLANNYQLPEDACNSFAYFYHKLQELENDLQQYMHLENNILFPKVVTLEQEVSAS, from the coding sequence ATGGTAACAGTTGAGATTCTGGATGTGACGCAAATAGAGCCAAAGCTCAAACATCCAACTATTTTCAAACACTTTGATGAGCTTGATGCGGGCGAAAGTTTCATTATAGACAATGACCATGACCCGAAACCTTTGTATTACCAGCTTTTAGGCGAACGTGGAAATATTTTTACATGGGAATACCTGTCTCAAGGGCCAGTTCGCTGGCAGGTAAGGATAGCAAAGCGTACTAAAGAAGATAATGGGGAAACAATAGGCGAGATTGCGGCTAAAGATATGCGGAAAGTTGCCGTGTTTAAAGAAAAAGGTATTGATTATAGCTGCGGAGGTAATAAAACTTTGAAAGAAGTGAGTGCCGAAGTAAATATAGATGAAGAAGAATTGAAACAAGCTTTGGAAGATGCAGTGAACAGACCATTATCAGCTTCTCAGAATTTTAATGATTGGGATCTGGACTTTTTAGCGGATTATATCAGTAAAACTCATCATCGTTATGTAATGGAAAATCTGGAAATTATTGGCGGATTGGCAGAAAAAGTAGCGCAGCATCACGGAGAACATCATCCTCAGCTGATTCGATTGGAACAATCGGTTAAGCTTTTTCTGCAAAGTCTGACAGTGCATATCAGGAAAGAGGAACAGGCTATTTTTCCGATAATAAAACAATTGGTGGCTAAGGAAATCGATAAATCTGTTCATGTTACAGAACCGGCACTTCTAAAGCAATCAGCTTTATTGTTGGAGAAAGAACATTCTATTTTTGCAGAGGATCTTCAATATTTCAGAAAATTGGCTAACAATTATCAACTACCGGAAGATGCCTGTAATTCGTTCGCCTATTTCTATCATAAATTACAGGAATTGGAAAATGATCTGCAACAGTATATGCATTTAGAAAATAATATACTTTTTCCTAAAGTGGTTACTTTAGAACAGGAGGTTTCAGCGTCTTAG
- a CDS encoding DUF2249 domain-containing protein — MESKTKINDNTSISEIIKTEKAAIDAIAEVSKPLQRLKIPVLRKVMASRVTIAEAAKMGRTTVADIVKALEPLGFEYEAVDQERESNDLKPQWLNAADREAIKWFDVRSIIESGTDPLKEILGVFKEIKPGNILCIINNFVPTPLIHLLKQEKAEASFVDTMSDTEYHTYFLKKAESQLDKKRSNDKIIMDDADSFNRICQSFAKEKVREIDVRELEMPLPMQTILSNLEDLAKREVLFVHHKRVPVYLLEELADRDLEIHIYNVEEGNVKMLLF, encoded by the coding sequence ATGGAAAGTAAAACGAAAATAAATGATAATACAAGTATATCCGAGATTATCAAAACCGAAAAGGCAGCAATAGATGCCATTGCTGAAGTTTCTAAACCTTTACAGCGTTTGAAAATCCCAGTACTCAGAAAGGTTATGGCTTCAAGGGTTACTATTGCAGAAGCTGCAAAAATGGGCAGGACGACTGTTGCCGATATTGTTAAAGCTTTGGAACCATTAGGTTTTGAATACGAAGCGGTTGATCAGGAAAGAGAATCAAATGATTTAAAACCCCAATGGTTAAATGCTGCAGATCGGGAGGCTATTAAATGGTTTGATGTTCGTTCTATTATAGAATCAGGAACCGATCCTCTAAAGGAAATACTTGGTGTTTTTAAAGAGATAAAGCCCGGTAATATTCTGTGTATTATTAATAATTTTGTTCCTACACCTTTAATTCATTTGCTGAAACAGGAAAAGGCCGAAGCAAGTTTTGTTGATACCATGAGTGATACTGAGTACCATACTTATTTTCTGAAAAAAGCCGAATCTCAATTGGATAAGAAAAGAAGCAATGATAAGATAATTATGGATGATGCCGATTCCTTTAATCGTATTTGTCAAAGCTTTGCAAAGGAAAAAGTCAGGGAAATTGACGTTCGGGAATTGGAAATGCCTTTGCCTATGCAAACTATTTTAAGTAATCTGGAAGATTTAGCTAAACGCGAAGTATTATTTGTACATCACAAACGGGTACCGGTATACCTTTTAGAAGAATTGGCAGACAGAGATTTGGAAATCCATATTTATAATGTGGAAGAAGGAAATGTGAAGATGCTTTTATTTTAA
- a CDS encoding metal-sulfur cluster assembly factor produces the protein MIVSLTDPYSAEKIKAQQALFKVIDPELFVNVVDLGLIYNVAFDKDDLIEVTMTLSTPHCPMGEAITNGVHNALEAVFPDRKVVIDLVFDPPWGYDMLTPEGKEQLGV, from the coding sequence ATGATTGTATCTTTAACAGATCCTTATTCAGCAGAAAAAATTAAAGCACAACAAGCTTTATTTAAAGTGATAGACCCCGAACTGTTTGTTAATGTGGTAGATTTAGGTTTGATATACAATGTAGCTTTTGATAAAGATGATCTTATTGAAGTTACGATGACACTTTCTACACCGCATTGTCCAATGGGAGAAGCCATAACCAATGGAGTACATAATGCGTTAGAGGCTGTTTTTCCTGACAGAAAAGTAGTGATTGATTTGGTATTTGATCCGCCGTGGGGTTATGATATGCTGACACCTGAAGGTAAAGAGCAATTGGGGGTATGA
- the ric gene encoding iron-sulfur cluster repair di-iron protein, with amino-acid sequence MMTLSKEQTIGEVVAQDFRTAPVFEKYGLDFCCGGNQSIESACDASGVDVESLLTALKQIERENKSNIDYNAWPIDLLADYIEKTHHRYVSQQIPLLKAYLEKISNVHGDRHPELLEIKELFDGCAEELTSHMQKEEKVLFPFVRKMVSAKQSAEAELAIPFGTVQNPISMMMHEHDAEGERFRKIAQLSNQYALPADGCSTYKVAMDALKAFENDLHIHIHLENNILFPKAIALEEDLV; translated from the coding sequence ATGATGACACTTTCTAAAGAACAAACCATTGGCGAGGTGGTTGCACAAGATTTTCGCACAGCCCCGGTATTTGAAAAATATGGCCTCGATTTCTGTTGCGGAGGCAATCAATCTATAGAGTCGGCTTGTGATGCATCTGGTGTAGATGTAGAGTCTTTACTAACAGCTTTGAAACAAATAGAAAGAGAAAATAAATCCAATATTGATTATAACGCATGGCCAATAGATCTTTTGGCTGATTATATAGAGAAAACCCATCACCGTTATGTCTCACAACAAATCCCTTTATTAAAAGCTTATCTTGAAAAAATAAGTAACGTACATGGTGACAGACATCCTGAACTTTTAGAAATCAAAGAACTTTTTGACGGATGTGCTGAAGAACTTACCTCGCACATGCAAAAAGAAGAAAAGGTATTGTTCCCTTTTGTGCGTAAAATGGTTTCGGCCAAGCAATCTGCTGAGGCTGAGCTTGCCATTCCTTTCGGAACAGTGCAGAACCCCATCAGCATGATGATGCATGAACATGACGCGGAGGGAGAGCGTTTCCGGAAAATAGCCCAGCTTTCCAATCAATACGCACTTCCTGCAGATGGATGTAGTACTTATAAAGTAGCTATGGATGCTTTAAAGGCTTTTGAGAATGATTTACACATACATATTCATTTAGAAAATAACATACTTTTCCCTAAGGCTATAGCTTTAGAAGAAGACTTAGTTTAA
- a CDS encoding plastocyanin/azurin family copper-binding protein, translated as MKKTSILLSTAMMMLVAACGNNSNQQQNDNATESTTATTQETGEPSSKEAIITLNAGDDMKFDQTLLNVKEGQTIKLTLNHIGKMAKDVMGHNFVLLVAGVSATDFAMKVIGDKATDYIPADTKDIIAHTKLLSGGESDTIEFPAPAKGTYEFLCSFPGHVGLMKGTLIVE; from the coding sequence ATGAAAAAAACAAGTATTTTATTAAGCACTGCAATGATGATGCTAGTAGCAGCATGCGGTAACAATTCTAACCAGCAACAGAATGATAATGCTACGGAAAGCACCACTGCGACTACTCAGGAAACAGGAGAACCATCATCCAAAGAAGCAATAATTACCTTAAATGCAGGTGACGACATGAAATTCGATCAGACTTTATTGAATGTAAAAGAAGGTCAAACCATAAAATTGACACTCAACCATATTGGTAAAATGGCGAAAGACGTAATGGGACATAATTTTGTACTGTTGGTAGCTGGAGTTTCAGCGACAGATTTTGCGATGAAAGTTATTGGTGATAAAGCTACTGACTATATACCAGCGGATACAAAAGATATTATTGCGCACACGAAGTTATTATCAGGGGGCGAGTCTGACACTATTGAATTCCCTGCGCCTGCTAAAGGTACATATGAATTCTTATGTTCTTTCCCCGGACACGTAGGACTGATGAAAGGTACACTAATTGTAGAATAA
- a CDS encoding Crp/Fnr family transcriptional regulator: MQIDHNILIAYGGVSKRVSKGSFIFMEGDTPRFFFQLVEGEVKMFSTNIEGKEFIQGVFTGGNSFGEPPLFESKCYPSTAQASTDSVIVKISKDKFINILQDYPSTALSLLNTFAHRLYNKATSAQILIGRTPEEKILGFFNKIRVMDGNEKTLIPYTRQEIADYTNLRVETVIRALLKMHEEGKVLIKDHKVYC; encoded by the coding sequence ATGCAAATAGATCATAACATACTAATAGCTTACGGAGGTGTATCAAAGAGAGTTTCCAAAGGTTCTTTCATTTTTATGGAAGGCGACACTCCCCGGTTTTTCTTTCAACTGGTTGAAGGTGAGGTGAAGATGTTTTCAACCAATATAGAAGGGAAAGAATTTATTCAGGGTGTTTTTACCGGAGGAAACAGCTTTGGTGAACCTCCGTTATTCGAATCAAAATGTTATCCCAGTACTGCACAGGCAAGTACAGACAGCGTAATCGTTAAAATATCAAAAGATAAGTTTATAAACATATTGCAGGATTACCCCAGTACAGCTTTAAGTTTACTGAATACTTTTGCTCATAGGCTTTACAATAAGGCTACTTCTGCACAAATATTGATTGGCCGTACACCCGAAGAAAAAATATTGGGCTTTTTTAATAAAATCAGGGTTATGGATGGTAATGAAAAAACACTAATTCCGTATACCCGTCAGGAAATAGCAGATTATACCAATTTACGTGTAGAGACGGTTATAAGAGCCCTTTTAAAAATGCATGAAGAAGGGAAAGTGTTAATTAAAGATCACAAGGTTTATTGTTAG
- a CDS encoding GxxExxY protein: MTINLKYKDITEKIIGASFEVHKFLGNGFQEVIYQRALTYEMHKIGLEFAREVDQYIYYKELEEPIGTRRADFVVCGKVLVELKAIIQLEDVHLAQILNYLKAYKLEVGLLVNFGSKSLTFKRVVL, translated from the coding sequence ATGACTATCAATTTAAAATATAAAGATATAACAGAAAAAATTATTGGAGCTTCTTTTGAAGTTCATAAGTTTCTGGGAAACGGTTTTCAGGAAGTAATCTATCAGCGAGCATTGACTTATGAAATGCATAAGATAGGTTTAGAGTTCGCAAGAGAAGTAGACCAATATATTTACTATAAAGAATTGGAAGAACCTATAGGTACCCGAAGAGCGGACTTTGTCGTATGCGGAAAAGTACTAGTAGAATTGAAGGCAATTATACAATTAGAGGATGTACATTTAGCTCAAATCCTAAATTATTTAAAAGCTTATAAATTAGAAGTAGGGCTGCTTGTCAACTTTGGAAGTAAAAGTTTAACTTTTAAAAGAGTAGTGTTGTAG
- a CDS encoding group III truncated hemoglobin produces MDIRSRQDIENVINLFYDKIKTDKTLSFFFTEVIQVDWPKHLIAMADFWENVLFFTGDYEGNPLETHKGIYQKQKTELVHFERWLKIFYQTIDKHYKGANAEKMKTHAKGIASVMQEQLKKGNV; encoded by the coding sequence ATGGATATCAGGAGCAGACAAGATATAGAAAATGTTATCAACCTATTTTACGATAAAATTAAAACTGACAAAACACTTAGTTTTTTTTTTACAGAAGTAATACAGGTAGACTGGCCAAAGCATTTGATTGCCATGGCTGATTTTTGGGAGAATGTGCTTTTCTTTACGGGTGATTATGAAGGTAATCCTCTCGAAACACATAAAGGTATTTATCAGAAACAAAAAACAGAATTGGTACATTTTGAAAGATGGCTGAAGATTTTCTACCAAACCATAGATAAACATTATAAAGGAGCAAATGCAGAAAAAATGAAAACACACGCCAAAGGCATTGCATCAGTTATGCAAGAACAGTTGAAAAAGGGAAATGTCTGA
- a CDS encoding ABC-2 transporter permease has product MKKVIKYVMLDILNSKIIIAYTLFLFCFSMGLFMMENVVEKSMASLLTLNLIIVPIISIIFSTIYVYNATEFIELLSAQPIKRKTLWLSIFFGLASAFILAFGIGCGIPILIFAFNTTGITLLITGLFLSVIFVSIALLSSVYIKDKAKGIGVSLMIWMYFSILFDGLVLFLLFQLLEYPLEKLIVALSILNPIDLARIVTLLKMDISALMGATSAVFKQSFAGAAGSIITFIVLALWVIVPLWFSTRKFQKKDL; this is encoded by the coding sequence ATGAAAAAAGTAATTAAATACGTGATGCTGGATATTTTAAACAGCAAAATAATTATTGCCTATACTCTTTTTCTTTTCTGCTTTTCCATGGGTTTATTTATGATGGAAAATGTAGTTGAAAAAAGTATGGCCAGTTTACTAACCTTAAATCTAATTATAGTACCTATCATCAGTATTATTTTTTCTACCATTTACGTTTATAATGCAACGGAATTTATAGAATTACTTTCTGCACAACCTATAAAAAGAAAAACACTGTGGCTAAGTATCTTTTTTGGTCTTGCATCGGCATTCATATTGGCATTCGGTATAGGTTGTGGAATTCCTATTCTCATTTTTGCTTTCAATACTACCGGAATCACTTTGTTAATTACCGGACTATTCCTTTCAGTAATCTTTGTTTCCATAGCCTTATTATCTTCTGTTTATATCAAAGATAAAGCTAAAGGAATTGGTGTATCGCTGATGATCTGGATGTATTTCTCTATATTGTTCGATGGATTAGTCCTTTTCTTGTTATTTCAATTACTGGAATACCCATTAGAGAAACTGATTGTAGCACTTAGCATCTTAAATCCTATTGATCTGGCAAGAATTGTCACGCTTTTAAAAATGGATATTTCTGCTTTAATGGGTGCTACAAGCGCTGTCTTTAAACAAAGCTTTGCCGGAGCTGCTGGAAGCATCATTACTTTTATAGTTTTAGCATTATGGGTTATTGTTCCATTATGGTTTTCGACCAGAAAGTTCCAGAAAAAAGATCTTTAA